The Opisthocomus hoazin isolate bOpiHoa1 chromosome W, bOpiHoa1.hap1, whole genome shotgun sequence genome includes a region encoding these proteins:
- the LOC142365531 gene encoding uncharacterized protein LOC142365531 → MDKEVALELLQRFLEKRGVELGCIKQLAGLVATGKLKGFFKTPDSLFEEKEWRDFGDVLWDMVIDDDKIGKKLMKPWREVINCIKRYKVEKNLAAVVTQKLEKVEPSAPPPEAGCSLFSSGTTAPPGDNALLFSTSKVPEPPCWEKVKVTMEGSSNNQEAEEEKELGIGRKVEQQGMEQGKGEQGNKETGKDSGTCRRPMGINWRKVADEASEAGEFLPLAFPVAFEEDAHGDYHGNHVPLGWKLLSQLRNTVNESGLHGEPSKQMLNYIWGGAVLCPEDIKVIMRMIMTQSQLLLWQAHWQRYCEASAQTPREQGDPLRGVTVEQLMGAGPFVTIRAQLQMGPQRCLEAMRTARAALEHVKTAQPSPSYMGIKQGREETFARFIDRLTSAIEQSDVPEWMRAALLRQCVIQNSNTQTRNIISSLPADATVELMLDRMSRVPVGPQAMLVEAMKQLGSDILQAQQQAFTAQQQIQQQVFAALQPLRVNAAEARPKPPRNFKCYRCGREGHMRRNCQATRVWCENCRTNNHNTEICLKSGNGRMSASSRRAPTQVAAPAVQQVTANLQTPTATSAASYNQLQPAASEWMWQRQ, encoded by the coding sequence atggataaggaagtagccctagagttgttacagcgctttttagaaaagcggggagtagagcttggttgtattaaacagctagcgggactagtggcaaccggtaagctcaaggggttttttaagactccagattcgttatttgaggagaaggagtggagggattttggagacgtgttatgggatatggtgattgatgatgacaagataggtaaaaagttaatgaagccgtggcgggaggttatcaattgcattaagaggtataaagttgagaaaaaccttgcggccgttgttactcagaagttggaaaaggtagagccgtcagcccccccgccggaggcgggatgttccttgttttctagtggaaccacggcaccccctggagacaatgccttgttatttagcacgagtaaggtcccggagcctccgtgctgggaaaaagtgaaggtgacgatggaggggtctagtaacaatcaagaggctgaggaagaaaaggagttagggatagggcggaaggtggagcagcaagggatggagcaaggaaagggggagcaagggaataaagaaacgggaaaggatagtgggacctgtaggagaccgatgggtattaattggaggaaggtggcagacgaagcgtctgaggcaggggaatttctccccttggcctttccggtagcgtttgaagaagatgcgcatggggattatcatggtaatcatgttccgttaggctggaaattgttgtcacagttacggaacacggtgaatgagtcaggtttgcacggcgagccatctaagcagatgttgaattatatatggggaggtgctgtgctttgtcctgaggatattaaggttattatgcgaatgattatgactcagtcgcagttattgttgtggcaggcccattggcagcgatattgtgaagcgtccgctcaaacgccgcgggagcagggcgatccgctgcgaggcgtaacagtagaacaactgatgggggcaggtccttttgtcactatcagggcacaactgcagatggggccgcagcggtgcttggaggctatgcgtacggctagagctgctcttgaacacgttaaaactgcacagccctcgccgtcctatatgggcattaagcaaggaagggaggaaacttttgctcgctttattgatcgcctcactagtgccatagaacagtcagatgtaccggagtggatgagggcagctttgttgaggcagtgtgttattcagaattcgaatactcagactagaaacatcataagttctttacccgctgatgccacagtagaactaatgttggatagaatgagtagggtaccggtaggaccacaagctatgttggtcgaggctatgaaacagttaggaagcgatatccttcaagcccaacaacaggccttcacagcccaacagcaaatccaacagcaagtgttcgccgctctgcaaccccttcgagttaatgctgcggaggcacgaccgaagccgccacgaaactttaagtgttaccgatgtgggcgagaaggacatatgagacgtaattgtcaagccaccagggtgtggtgtgagaactgccgtacgaacaatcacaatactgagatatgtctcaagtcaggaaacggacggatgagcgcgtcgagccgtcgcgccccgacacaagtagcagctccagcagtgcagcaagtgactgccaacttacaaacgcccacagcgacatcagcagccagttacaaccagctacagccggcagcctcggaatggatgtggcaacggcagtag